Proteins encoded within one genomic window of Solea senegalensis isolate Sse05_10M linkage group LG11, IFAPA_SoseM_1, whole genome shotgun sequence:
- the LOC122776891 gene encoding putative olfactory receptor 14L1 encodes MGTGHEVGVKVKANIITSLEDDWIRADCFAAMRTTETHNNVTDRCDWSMSAENGTETRVNGRLDPAACLFRSIMPNSGHVPVLVCVLVLLTLVSLLVNGFTLFRLGRSDDLSWEPRFAFLKNLILSDLMQTVTIGPAVIHSLVHRRTMEFNVWCHVQFFAGTTSIFASLMTITCMALERYLYVCHAIHYLVILTKVRLRVTLSLIWCFSLSISCVTMTLLHLSPPRQIDRAAKGLICEPDVVEQHMGFPRASAIFRKFTGSCTLLLCLVVYAFSYLRMYRDARNAVMPFKAVNKTARKTVLFYCSMLFLQLLPLLIKVVSDALWEVEGTVAMMTPSSPTQGPGGVRNDATPTPSATAVGLHMTLLVLLIVPPCINPLVYMMRSAEMRRVMRRMFRQWREESWQQGGRDAVEPTLTGVDYTL; translated from the coding sequence ATGGGGACTGGTCATGAGGTGGGCGTGAAAGTCAAGGCAAACATCATCACTTCTCTGGAGGATGACTGGATCAGAGCGGACTGTTTTGCAGCGATGAGAACCACGGAGACGCACAACAACGTCACCGACCGGTGCGACTGGTCCATGAGCGCAGAGAACGGCACCGAGACGCGCGTCAACGGGCGCCTGGACCCGGCCGCCTGCCTCTTTCGGTCAATCATGCCCAACAGTGGACATGTCCCGGTGCTGGTGTGCGTCTTGGTGCTGCTGACCCTGGTATCGCTCCTGGTGAACGGGTTCACTCTGTTCCGGCTCGGACGCTCCGATGACTTATCCTGGGAGCCGCGCTTCGCTTTCCTGAAGAACCTGATCCTGAGCGACCTCATGCAGACTGTGACCATCGGCCCCGCGGTCATCCACTCGCTGGTGCACCGGCGGACCATGGAGTTCAACGTCTGGTGTCATGTTCAGTTCTTCGCAGGGACCACCAGCATTTTCGCCAGCCTCATGACCATCACGTGCATGGCGCTGGAGCGCTACCTGTACGTGTGCCACGCCATCCACTACCTGGTCATCCTCACCAAAGTGCGCCTGCGGGTCACGCTCAGCCTGATCTGGTGTTTCTCCCTGTCCATCTCGTGCGTCACCATGACTCTGCTGCACCTGAGTCCACCGCGACAGATCGACCGCGCCGCCAAGGGGCTCATATGCGAGCCGGACGTGGTGGAGCAGCACATGGGTTTCCCACGCGCCTCGGCTATTTTCCGCAAATTCACGGGCTCGTGCACTCTGCTCCTCTGCCTGGTGGTTTACGCGTTCTCCTACCTGCGGATGTACCGGGACGCGCGCAACGCGGTGATGCCGTTCAAAGCGGTGAACAAGACGGCGCGGAAGACCGTGCTGTTCTACTGCTCTATGCtgttcctgcagctgctgccgctgctcatCAAGGTCGTGTCGGACGCGCTGTGGGAGGTGGAGGGCACCGTGGCCATGATGACGCCGTCCTCACCGACTCAGGGACCTGGAGGAGTCCGCAACGACGCCACGCCGACGCCCTCGGCCACGGCGGTGGGGCTCCACATGACCCTGCTGGTCCTGCTCATCGTGCCGCCGTGCATCAACCCGCTGGTCTACATGATGAGGTCCGCGGAGATGCGCAGAGTGATGCGCAGGATGTTTCGACAGTGGCGGGAGGAGAGCTGGCAGCAGGGAGGCAGAGATGCTGTGGAACCGACCCTCACTGGAGTGGACTATACACTGTGA